One window of the Rhipicephalus sanguineus isolate Rsan-2018 chromosome 4, BIME_Rsan_1.4, whole genome shotgun sequence genome contains the following:
- the LOC119390733 gene encoding chymotrypsinogen A, with protein MGLMWLLFTLIVRCGLAYKIGTDGKNCGQTPIPPLLDEDDRIFGGSEAVPGSWPWHAGIFTKELFSKHICSGALISDRHVVTAAHCLMRKTSKMLLVHLGAHDQNNVEAGARTLEVAEVCFHKKYKPPHVNDIAILTMKETVNFTKTIGPVCLPDSNHELPENTDTYVTGWGQYKADSIELSPKLKQLRTRTMSHKTCVEDYDSGMPDSVLCTSHDFGSSCKGDSGGPLVWNSGSAWLLEGVVSGGPVKCANPDDPLLFTKVPRQLDTFILPYIEAKNYTEKAGVCKIL; from the exons ATGGGACTGATGTGGCTATTGTTTACGTTGATTGTGCGGTGTGGCTTAGCGTACAAAATCG GCACGGACGGTAAAAACTGCGGCCAAACGCCCATTCCACCTCTGCTGGACGAGGAtgaccgcattttcggtggaagcgaGGCCGTGCCAGGAAGCTGGCCATGGCACGCCGGCATTTTCACCAAAGAACTTTTCTCAAAGCACATATGTTCTGGCGCGCTGATCTCCGACAGACACGTTGTCACGGCTGCTCACTGTTTGAT GAGGAAGACATCTAAAATGTTACTTGTGCATCTGGGCGCCCACGATCAGAATAACGTTGAAGCTGGTGCAAGGACGCTGGAAGTGGCCGAAGTGTGCTTTCATAAAAAGTACAAACCTCCTCATGTG aaTGACATTGCCATTCTCACAATGAAAGAAACTGTCAATTTCACTAAAACGATTGGTCCAGTCTGCCTACCGGATTCAAACCACGAACTTCCGGAAAACACAGACACTTACGTGACCGGCTGGGGACAGTATAAAG CTGACAGCATTGAATTATCGCCtaagcttaaacagctgcgcacAAGAACCATGTCGCACAAGACATGCGTCGAGGACTACGATTCAGGCATGCCCGACAGTGTCCTGTGTACCAGTCACGACTTTGGTTCGTCTTGCAAG GGTGACAGCGGAGGCCCTCTCGTGTGGAATTCCGGAAGTGCATGGCTTCTAGAAGGTGTGGTTTCTGGTGGACCTGTGAAGTGCGCCAATCCGGACGACCCACTGCTGTTTACGAAAGTGCCACGTCAATTGGACACATTCATTTTGCCTTACATTGAAGCCAAGAATTACACAGAAAAAGCTGGAGTCTGCAAGATTCTTTAG